The nucleotide window GTCTGATTTTTCAGGTTCTTCTTATCACACTCCGGTGCTGCTCTCTGACAATCACACAGTTCCTGAGCCTGCTGGAACAGTGGGAGGAGACAAAAACACCAATGTGACTTTAGAGGAGCCTACATATCCACCTACATCAGATTCTATGGGAGAGAAGGGACTACAAGCAGCTCCTGACCAGGATGTAGAACCGGCTCCTGTTCTGGTAAAAGAGGAAGAGACTAATGCGTGCAGTAAGATAGAATATCAGAACTGTTCAGGTGGTCAACCAGAGACTGTCCCAGGGGAGGTTTCAGCTGAGAATGGGCAGGATGACTCAGGGGAGTTTATGGTCACTATTTTGGCCAGGGGTAAATTGGAGGAGCAAGGTCTGGGAGTGAAGAGGCGTTCCTCTCCACTGTCAGAGACTGGCGCCCCAGAGGCCCCCCCATCCCACCGAGACGAAGACGTGACGGCGGAGAGCTGGAGGCAGCACAGGAAGCATGTGTTTGTCCTGAGTGAAGCAGGGAAGCCCATATACTCCCGCTACGGTAGTGAAGAGGCCCTGTCGTCCACCATGGGAGTCATGATGGCActggtgtcctttgtccagagtaGTGACAACATGATCCGCTCGGTCTACTCAGGTGAGAATTTCTAGAATTTCCTTACGTTCATGACTGTGACAATAACTGTTACTGAAAGTGTAATGAATTGTTCACTATAGGTGTTTATTCATCATTATTTGCTCCCCCTGTACAGCTTTACATCCTTTTTTTTCTCCATGTCTGTACTCTCTACCCCCGCCTCCCTCAGATGGGCACACAGTGGTGTTCATGCAGAAGGGTCCTCTGGTGCTGGTGTCTGTGTCAAGCAGCCGCCAGTCAGAGAAGCAGCTGCGTGGTGAGCTCCTTTACGTCTACTACCAGATCATCAGCATGCTCACCCAGGCCAGCATCGCTCGCATCTTCCAACACAAGAAGAACTATGACCTGCGGCGACTACTGGCCGGCTCCGAGAAGATCCTAGACGGCCTCCTCAACCTGGTGGACTCGGACCCCAGCTTCCTGCTGGCAGCGGTGCACTGCCTGCCATTGGTCTCCTCTCTCAGGGACTCCCTCAGCCAGATCCTGCAGAAGGCCATCACCCCCAACCTGGTCTTCTCCATCCTCATCGCCAAGAACCAGCTGCTCACCATCGTCCAGGAGAAGACGGTGATCGAGGACGCCAGGCTGGAGCCTGCTGACGTCCACCTCCTACTCAACCTCATTGGGGCCTCCTCTGCCTTCCAGGCTGGAGAGATCTGGACTCCCATCTGCCTGCCTCTCTTTAACCCTGACTGTTACTTCTATGCCTACATCTCCTACCTGGACCCCCCAGAATGCACTGTGTGTCTGCTGCTGCTCTCCACGGATAAGGAGGCCTTTTATGCGGTGGCAGAGTGTAAGAGGAGGATAGAGGTGGCCATGCTGGCTCAGAGCTCCCTGAGCCTCATAGCCAAGGCCCACTCCTACAGCGTGAGCCAGGTGGGCGTCTCAGACCTCAGGCACTTCATGTACAAGCCCTTTGACGTGCCAGACAACCACAAGCAGCTCACCCAGTTCACCAGGTAGGTGCTATCTATTCTGTTGTGCTTTTGTAACCTTTACCCAGTGAATGATTCACATCGGTCTATTTCATGTAACTTCTTTTTTTTAATGTACTTTTTGGACTACATATACTCTGGATACTGGTTCTGCAGTGTGTTTAATGTGCAGACAGATTAGCCTACAAACATAATTACTCAAAAAAGGAATGTGCCTCAGATCATATGCATCCTCCAGTAGGCCTGTTGCATTTTACCATAGTAATATTAAAGAATCATAGAAATTGAAAGTGCATGATATCTATAATGATACCAACAAGATTGTATAATTCTCACTGTAAGAAAAAGCATGCCAAGTGACCTATTTATCTTGATTGGTAGCTTTGGGTTTCTTATTAGATGAGTTGTACCAGTGAACACAACCTTGCAAAATCTTATACAACTGGGGAAATAAATATTCCCCATGCAATGCTGCGTTAGACCGAAATGTTAGCCTGTCTAACTTACATTAGAGCTTGATCAAAGTTGGGGAAGCAAACATGTATATTTTGCTGAACACTGTTTGGCAATTCCATTTTCATGTACAGTTCattcggaaaagtattcagaccccttgactttttccacattatggattcaattgttttacACACAAtagccaataatgacaaagcaaaaacatgattttagaaatgtttgttaatttattaaaaaaaactgaaatgtaacacttacgtaagtattcaggccctttactcagtactttgttgaagcaccttttgcagtgattacagccacaagtcttcttgggtatgacacaacaagcttgtcacagctgtatttggggagtttctcccattcttctctgcagatcctctcaagctctgtcaggttgaatggggagcgttgctgcacagctatttttaggtctctccagtgatgttcaatcaggttcaagtctgggctctggctgggccactcaaggacattcagtgacttgtcccgaagacactcctatgttgtcttggctgtgtgcatcgggttgttgtcctgttggaaggtgaaccttcacctcagtctgaggtcctgagcgctctggaacaggttttcatcaaggatctctctgtactttgctccgtttatctttccctcaatctggactagtctcccattccctgccgctgaaaaacatccccacagcatgatgctgccaccaccatgcttcaccgtagagatggtgccaggtttcctccagacgtgatgcttggcattcaggccaaagagttcaatcttggtttcatcagaccagagaatcttgtttatcatggtctgagagtctttaggtgccttttactgaggaatggcttcagtctggccactctaccataaaggccagaatggtgcagtgctgcagagatggttgtccttctagaaaattctcccatctccacagcagaactctagagctttgtcagagtgaccatcgggttcttggtcacctccctgaccaaggcccttctcccctgattgctcagttcagctaggcggccagctctaggaagagccttggtggttccaaacgtcttccatgtaagaatgatggaggccactgtgttcttggggaccttcaatgctgcagaaagttgttggtacccttccccagatctgtgcctcgacacaatcctgcctcggagctctacggacaattccttcgacctcatggcttggtttttgctctgacatgtactgtcaactgtgggtccttatctagacaggtgtgtgcctttccaaatcatggccaatcaattgaatttaacataacaaaatgtggaaaaatccaaggggactgaatactttccaaatgcactgcataATGTCTGATGTCTTGCTGTctttttaaaatatgttttacattttacatttgatgTGCTGTTGATTTCAGCCCAGAGATGGAGGCTCCTTACAGcacggaggaggagaggatgaggctGCTAGACCTGTACCGTTACATGCACGGTCGCATACACAGCTCCTCCCGGGCCCTCAAGCTCATCTACCACGTGGCAGAGAGGGAAACGCTGCTGGCCTGGGTATGTCACTCCCACAAGGCTTTACACGTGGAAGTGTTACTATGGGCAGCTCCAAGAAGCTCTCTGTACTGGAGGCTGATTTAGTCTGGAGTCTTGGTCTCAATGACCTGCATTCCGGTGTAGATATGAAGTGAGCTATTTTGGATTGTTGCTAGCATTCATAGTACTTTTCAGCTCGATGGAACATAACGGTAATTTACAAAGTATTTGAAACTGTTGAAATGGATCTGCTAAGTCAGCTCATTGCATCTTTGTCCTTTCCTCTATAGGTCACAAGTAAATTTGAATTGTACACCTGCTTCAGCCCCTTGGTGACTAAGGCTTGTGCCATTAACGCCATAACCAAGCTTCTACGGTGGATAAAGAAGGAGGAGGACCGTCTCTTTATCCGATACCCACCCAAGTATTCAACCACGCCCAACCCCAGCAAAAGCTCCCGAAGGTCTGACCAGCAGGATTCAACAGATA belongs to Salvelinus namaycush isolate Seneca chromosome 20, SaNama_1.0, whole genome shotgun sequence and includes:
- the mon1bb gene encoding vacuolar fusion protein MON1 homolog B isoform X2 — protein: MERDDSQEKGETEEITSCDPPSADCIPSTGSSYHTPVLLSDNHTVPEPAGTVGGDKNTNVTLEEPTYPPTSDSMGEKGLQAAPDQDVEPAPVLVKEEETNACSKIEYQNCSGGQPETVPGEVSAENGQDDSGEFMVTILARGKLEEQGLGVKRRSSPLSETGAPEAPPSHRDEDVTAESWRQHRKHVFVLSEAGKPIYSRYGSEEALSSTMGVMMALVSFVQSSDNMIRSVYSDGHTVVFMQKGPLVLVSVSSSRQSEKQLRGELLYVYYQIISMLTQASIARIFQHKKNYDLRRLLAGSEKILDGLLNLVDSDPSFLLAAVHCLPLVSSLRDSLSQILQKAITPNLVFSILIAKNQLLTIVQEKTVIEDARLEPADVHLLLNLIGASSAFQAGEIWTPICLPLFNPDCYFYAYISYLDPPECTVCLLLLSTDKEAFYAVAECKRRIEVAMLAQSSLSLIAKAHSYSVSQVGVSDLRHFMYKPFDVPDNHKQLTQFTSPEMEAPYSTEEERMRLLDLYRYMHGRIHSSSRALKLIYHVAERETLLAWVTSKFELYTCFSPLVTKACAINAITKLLRWIKKEEDRLFIRYPPKYSTTPNPSKSSRRSDQQDSTDNGFMSLL
- the mon1bb gene encoding vacuolar fusion protein MON1 homolog B isoform X1, encoding MERDDSQEKGETEEITSCDPPSADCIPSTGSSYHTPVLLSDNHTVPEPAGTVGGDKNTNVTLEEPTYPPTSDSMGEKGLQAAPDQDVEPAPVLVKEEETNACSKIEYQNCSGGQPETVPGEVSAENGQDDSGEFMVTILARGKLEEQGLGVKRRSSPLSETGAPEAPPSHRDEDVTAESWRQHRKHVFVLSEAGKPIYSRYGSEEALSSTMGVMMALVSFVQSSDNMIRSVYSALHPFFSPCLYSLPPPPSDGHTVVFMQKGPLVLVSVSSSRQSEKQLRGELLYVYYQIISMLTQASIARIFQHKKNYDLRRLLAGSEKILDGLLNLVDSDPSFLLAAVHCLPLVSSLRDSLSQILQKAITPNLVFSILIAKNQLLTIVQEKTVIEDARLEPADVHLLLNLIGASSAFQAGEIWTPICLPLFNPDCYFYAYISYLDPPECTVCLLLLSTDKEAFYAVAECKRRIEVAMLAQSSLSLIAKAHSYSVSQVGVSDLRHFMYKPFDVPDNHKQLTQFTSPEMEAPYSTEEERMRLLDLYRYMHGRIHSSSRALKLIYHVAERETLLAWVTSKFELYTCFSPLVTKACAINAITKLLRWIKKEEDRLFIRYPPKYSTTPNPSKSSRRSDQQDSTDNGFMSLL